A stretch of Homo sapiens chromosome 12, GRCh38.p14 Primary Assembly DNA encodes these proteins:
- the LRRC10 gene encoding leucine-rich repeat-containing protein 10 — MGNTIRALVAFIPADRCQNYVVRDLREMPLDKMVDLSGSQLRRFPLHVCSFRELVKLYLSDNHLNSLPPELGQLQNLQILALDFNNFKALPQVVCTLKQLCILYLGNNKLCDLPSELSLLQNLRTLWIEANCLTQLPDVVCELSLLKTLHAGSNALRLLPGQLRRLQELRTIWLSGNRLTDFPTVLLHMPFLEVIDVDWNSIRYFPSLAHLSSLKLVIYDHNPCRNAPKVAKGVRRVGRWAEETPEPDPRKARRYALVREESQELQAPVPLLPPTNS; from the coding sequence ATGGGGAACACCATCAGGGCCCTCGTGGCCTTCATCCCTGCTGACCGTTGCCAGAACTATGTGGTCAGGGACCTCCGTGAGATGCCGCTGGACAAGATGGTGGATCTGAGTGGGAGCCAGTTACGCCGCTTCCCCCTGCACGTGTGCTCCTTCAGGGAGCTGGTCAAGCTCTACCTGAGCGACAACCACCTCAATAGCCTGCCTCCGGAGCTGGGGCAGCTACAGAACCTGCAGATTCTGGCCTTGGATTTCAACAACTTCAAGGCTCTGCCCCAGGTGGTGTGCACCTTGAAACAGCTCTGCATCCTCTACCTGGGCAACAACAAACTCTGCGACCTCCCCAGTGAGCTGAGCCTGCTCCAGAACCTCAGGACCCTGTGGATCGAGGCCAACTGCCTCACCCAGCTGCCGGATGTGGTCTGTGAGCTGAGTCTCCTTAAGACTCTGCATGCCGGCTCCAACGCCCTGCGTTTGCTGCCAGGCCAGCTCCGGCGCCTCCAGGAGCTGAGGACCATCTGGCTCTCGGGCAACCGGCTAACTGACTTTCCCACTGTGCTGCTTCACATGCCCTTCCTGGAGGTGATTGATGTGGACTGGAACAGCATCCGTTACTTCCCCAGCCTGGCGCACCTGTCAAGTCTGAAGCTGGTCATCTATGACCACAATCCTTGCAGGAACGCACCCAAGGTGGCCAAAGGTGTGCGCCGTGTGGGGAGATGGGCAGAGGAGACGCCAGAGCCCGACCCTAGAAAAGCCAGGCGCTATGCGTTGGTCAGAGAGGAAAGCCAGGAGCTACAGGCACCAGTCCCTCTACTTCCTCCTACCAACTCCTGA